In Solanum stenotomum isolate F172 chromosome 6, ASM1918654v1, whole genome shotgun sequence, one DNA window encodes the following:
- the LOC125869226 gene encoding F-box/kelch-repeat protein At1g23390: MAIILEDEAPIHGDVLETILSHVPLVDLVPSSCVSKSWNRAVTSSLKCFNKPKPWLIIHTQCTRSPYDISVHGYDPRSNVWVEISQPSIKYVSALRSSHSNLLYMLSPSKLSFSHDAMNLTWHHVDAPRVWRTDPIVGYVGGSIVIAGGTCDFEDDPLAVEIYNNETNTWETCESMPAILKDSAASTWLSIATTGDKLVVAEKFTGVTYCFDPKTKNWSGPYELRPDPRIFHSIIGFANNRLILIGMIGDSENVAGVKIWKVNTENFECEELGEMPAALIQKVKSETYGVSSISVCLAGDYAYMSKSSEMAEEIVGCEFKNDGGLRWWSMKNEAAGDGNRSQRVVFSCSVIGLGDLQRAMLLENRKFTVKL, from the coding sequence ATGGCAATTATTCTTGAGGATGAAGCCCCTATTCATGGAGATGTATTAGAAACTATTCTTTCACACGTGCCACTTGTCGACTTAGTTCCTTCTTCGTGCGTTTCAAAATCATGGAATCGAGCCGTTACTTCTTCTCTCAAATGCTTCAACAAGCCGAAGCCTTGGCTAATTATCCACACTCAATGCACTCGCTCACCTTATGACATTTCGGTACATGGTTATGACCCTCGCTCAAATGTCTGGGTTGAGATATCTCAACCATCTATTAAGTATGTCTCCGCACTCCGATCATCTCATTCGAATTTACTCTACATGCTTTCTCCATCGAAGCTATCGTTCTCACACGACGCGATGAATCTCACGTGGCACCACGTGGATGCGCCGCGCGTGTGGAGAACCGATCCTATTGTGGGTTATGTAGGTGGCTCAATCGTTATAGCCGGTGGCACGTGCGATTTTGAAGATGATCCATTAGCTGTGGAAATTTACAATAACGAAACGAACACTTGGGAAACGTGTGAATCAATGCCGGCGATACTCAAAGACTCTGCGGCGTCTACGTGGCTATCAATCGCTACCACCGGCGATAAACTCGTCGTCGCCGAGAAATTCACCGGAGTTACTTACTGTTTCGATCCGAAAACTAAGAATTGGTCAGGTCCGTATGAGTTAAGGCCAGATCCACGTATTTTTCACTCGATTATCGGGTTCGCGAACAACCGATTGATCCTGATTGGAATGATAGGAGATTCTGAAAATGTGGCCGGAGTTAAAATTTGGAAAGTGAATACGGAGAATTTTGAGTGTGAGGAATTGGGGGAAATGCCGGCGGCGTTGATTCAGAAGGTTAAGAGTGAAACATATGGAGTTTCTTCGATTAGTGTTTGTTTAGCTGGAGATTATGCGTACATGAGCAAGTCGTCGGAGATGGCGGAGGAGATAGTAGGTTGTGAGTTCAAAAACGACGGCGGATTACGGTGGTGGAGCATGAAAAACGAAGCTGCCGGTGACGGAAATAGATCGCAGAGAGTGGTGTTTAGTTGTTCTGTTATTGGGTTAGGTGATTTGCAACGAGCTATGTTATTGGAAAATCGGAAATTTACTGTgaaattgtga